GCGAGCCTGAGGCCGTGGGCATCGCGCGCGCCGCGGCGCGTGTGAATCTTCCGCTCGGCATCTGCTTTACGCTGGACAGCAGCACGTCGAGGCTGAAGTCTGGGCCGACGCTGCGCGAGGCTATCGAAGATACGGACCGCGAAGCCGGCGAGGCGAGGCCCGACTTCTACGGCATCAACTGCTCGCATCCGTTCGAATTTCAGCCGGCGCTCGAGCCGGGGAACTGGGTCGAACGTATTCGCATGCTTCGCCCCAACGCGTCCGCCATGGACAAGATCTCGTTGTGCAAGATCGGACATCTGGAGGAAGGTGATCCGCAGGAGCTGGGCAGGCTCATGGGCGAGCTTGGGCGGCGCTATCCGCACATCGATATCTGGGGAGGGTGCTGTGGTACGTGGGAGAAGCACCTCGGACAGATCGCACAGCAACTGAGACGGGCACGCGCCTAAACCGGCGCGCGACTGCCCTCTCGGGGTGAGACCAGAGGCAACCGAGAGGAAACGAAGCCCTCCCGCGCTCAGGGCAGTCGGTCACCGCGAAAGCGCCAGACGCTCGTGCAAAGGAAGAACCGATTGAAGCCGTAGACGTCGAACTGAATCGTACCGGTCAAGCTGTTGCCCTGCTTGGTAGCCTGCACGGTGAAAGCGTAGTCTCT
The genomic region above belongs to Gemmatimonadaceae bacterium and contains:
- a CDS encoding homocysteine S-methyltransferase family protein, which gives rise to MEYRLAILGREPEAVGIARAAARVNLPLGICFTLDSSTSRLKSGPTLREAIEDTDREAGEARPDFYGINCSHPFEFQPALEPGNWVERIRMLRPNASAMDKISLCKIGHLEEGDPQELGRLMGELGRRYPHIDIWGGCCGTWEKHLGQIAQQLRRARA